Proteins found in one Streptomyces sp. NBC_00461 genomic segment:
- a CDS encoding ABC transporter ATP-binding protein: MATTCATTKEPGKTTDRSAVRTLLRLWPYVRPVRGRLSTAASVAVVASCTGLVIPLVLKWMVDGPVADRDPAGVWLGALYLLLLGLAEALLFGLRRWLVARPLSSVEAGMRADLYGHLQRLPVAFHDRWSSGQLLSRGTTDLMLLRQFLAFPLTFLLVNGVTILVGVVIMLLQDWTLGLVILGPAVPVMVTCAVFEKRYAEVARLSQDQVGDLTTVVEESVLGIRIIKGFGRHRSQARAFRSLARTLRGTELRKAGLLATIWGVIVTLPEVAIGAALVVGSVQVADGNLSAGTLVAFLSTALALRWPVDSIGFLLAMSQEAATATERYFEVMDEPPEAETGAGPERRAAGPEAATGPRRPAAGTDGLRFLDVRFRYPDAPEDSPPVLDGIDLHVRPGESLALVGATGSGKTTLTALVPRLHEVTSGRITLDGEDIAALSRDELRSMVAVAFEEPTLFSASVGDNVLMGAEADAGAAELDRALSVAQAGFAQALPQGTDTRVGEQGLSLSGGQRQRLALARAVVGRPRFLVLDDPLSALDVHTEAAVEAALRDVLADTTALIVAHRPSTVLLADRVALLSGGRITAVGTHHELLRTNAEYAHLMSGTSEAEDDR; encoded by the coding sequence ATGGCGACGACATGTGCAACGACCAAGGAACCCGGGAAGACCACCGACCGATCCGCCGTGCGCACGCTGCTGCGCCTGTGGCCGTACGTACGCCCCGTGCGGGGGCGGCTGTCCACCGCCGCGTCCGTCGCCGTCGTCGCCTCCTGCACGGGGCTCGTGATCCCGCTCGTACTGAAGTGGATGGTCGACGGGCCGGTCGCCGACCGCGACCCGGCGGGCGTGTGGCTCGGGGCGCTGTACCTGCTGCTGCTGGGGCTCGCGGAGGCGCTGCTGTTCGGGCTGCGAAGGTGGCTGGTGGCGCGGCCGCTGTCGAGCGTCGAGGCGGGGATGCGGGCGGATCTGTACGGGCATCTGCAGCGGCTGCCGGTCGCCTTCCACGACCGGTGGTCCTCGGGACAGCTGCTGTCGCGCGGCACCACCGATCTGATGCTGCTGCGTCAGTTCCTCGCCTTTCCCCTGACGTTCCTTCTGGTCAACGGCGTGACGATCCTCGTCGGCGTGGTGATCATGCTGCTGCAGGACTGGACGCTCGGGCTGGTCATCCTCGGGCCGGCCGTCCCCGTGATGGTCACGTGCGCGGTCTTCGAGAAGCGGTACGCCGAGGTGGCGCGGCTCTCCCAGGACCAGGTCGGCGATCTGACGACGGTCGTCGAGGAGAGCGTGCTCGGCATCCGGATCATCAAGGGGTTCGGGCGGCACCGCAGCCAGGCGCGCGCGTTCCGGTCGCTGGCGCGGACCCTGCGGGGGACGGAACTGCGCAAGGCGGGGCTGCTCGCCACGATCTGGGGTGTCATCGTCACGCTGCCGGAGGTCGCGATCGGGGCGGCGCTGGTGGTCGGCTCGGTGCAGGTGGCCGACGGGAACCTGTCCGCGGGGACCCTGGTGGCGTTCCTGTCGACGGCCCTCGCCCTGCGCTGGCCGGTGGACTCCATCGGCTTCCTGCTCGCGATGAGCCAGGAGGCGGCGACGGCCACGGAGCGGTACTTCGAGGTGATGGACGAACCGCCGGAGGCGGAGACGGGCGCGGGGCCGGAGCGTCGCGCGGCCGGGCCGGAGGCCGCGACCGGCCCCCGGCGGCCGGCAGCCGGCACGGACGGCCTCCGGTTCCTGGACGTGCGGTTCCGTTATCCCGACGCCCCCGAGGACTCCCCGCCCGTCCTCGACGGCATCGACCTGCATGTCCGCCCCGGCGAGTCCCTGGCCCTGGTGGGCGCCACCGGCAGCGGCAAGACGACCCTGACCGCCCTCGTCCCGCGTCTGCACGAGGTGACGTCCGGTCGGATCACGCTGGACGGCGAGGACATCGCCGCCCTCTCCCGCGATGAGCTGCGCTCCATGGTCGCGGTCGCCTTCGAGGAGCCGACCCTCTTCTCGGCGAGCGTCGGGGACAATGTCCTCATGGGGGCCGAAGCCGACGCGGGCGCCGCCGAGTTGGACCGGGCGCTGTCCGTCGCACAGGCCGGCTTCGCGCAGGCGCTGCCCCAGGGGACGGACACCCGGGTCGGCGAGCAGGGACTCAGCCTCTCCGGCGGGCAGCGGCAGCGGCTGGCGCTCGCGCGAGCGGTCGTGGGCAGACCGAGGTTCCTCGTCCTCGACGACCCCCTGTCCGCCCTCGACGTGCACACCGAGGCCGCCGTGGAGGCCGCCCTGCGGGACGTGCTCGCCGACACCACCGCCCTCATCGTGGCGCACCGTCCGTCCACCGTTCTGCTCGCCGACCGGGTCGCCCTGCTCTCCGGCGGCCGGATCACCGCCGTGGGCACGCATCACGAACTGCTGCGCACGAACGCCGAGTACGCCCATCTGATGTCCGGGACCTCAGAAGCGGAGGACGACCGATGA
- a CDS encoding L,D-transpeptidase yields MRHAQGRARRAGAALAAVLTWAGLLAGAAGCTSNATDRSDIGEALGKAPAPEDVIRVSPDDDSKGVRPDRTLRVRVPSGRLEKVKVVKSQDAQESEVRGRISEDGLRWEPDEPRLALSAKYTVDVVALDGHGRRSARHTTFTTYVPDERFIGYVTPENRSTVGTGMIVSLEFNREIEHRAAVERAIRVTAKPAVEVRPHWFGKDRLDFRPEQYWKPGTQVTVSLGLRDVEGAHGVYGLQYKTFSFTVGRSQVSLVDAAAHTMQVRRDGALLATVPITAGAPKHTTYNGKMVVMEMLELTRMNGATVGFKKENGKGEYDIPDVPHALRLTDSGTFLHGNYWAPDAPGHVNVSHGCVGLVDVKGGSSDTPAGWFFDRSLVGDVVQVVHSNDKKVAPDNGLGGWNMGWKEWKAGGAVK; encoded by the coding sequence GTGAGGCATGCACAAGGGCGCGCACGGCGCGCGGGGGCCGCGCTGGCCGCCGTACTGACATGGGCAGGGCTCCTGGCCGGAGCCGCCGGCTGCACTTCCAACGCCACGGACAGGAGCGACATCGGCGAGGCACTCGGCAAGGCCCCGGCACCAGAGGACGTCATCCGGGTCTCCCCGGACGACGACAGCAAGGGCGTCAGACCCGACCGGACGCTGCGGGTACGGGTGCCCAGCGGGCGCCTGGAGAAGGTGAAGGTGGTGAAGTCCCAGGACGCACAGGAGTCCGAGGTGCGCGGCCGCATCTCCGAGGACGGCCTGCGCTGGGAACCCGACGAGCCCAGGCTGGCCCTCTCGGCCAAGTACACGGTCGACGTGGTCGCTCTGGACGGCCACGGACGGAGGTCCGCCCGGCACACGACGTTCACCACGTACGTCCCCGACGAGCGTTTCATCGGATACGTCACCCCGGAGAACCGCTCCACCGTCGGCACCGGAATGATCGTCTCCCTGGAGTTCAACCGGGAGATCGAGCACCGCGCCGCCGTCGAGCGCGCCATCCGCGTCACGGCGAAACCGGCGGTCGAGGTCCGCCCGCACTGGTTCGGCAAGGACCGGCTCGACTTCCGTCCCGAGCAGTACTGGAAGCCCGGCACTCAGGTCACCGTCTCCCTCGGGCTCCGCGACGTCGAGGGGGCGCACGGCGTCTACGGGCTGCAGTACAAGACGTTCTCCTTCACCGTCGGCCGCAGCCAGGTCTCCCTGGTCGACGCGGCCGCGCACACGATGCAGGTACGGCGCGACGGCGCGCTCCTCGCCACCGTGCCGATCACGGCCGGGGCACCCAAGCACACCACCTACAACGGGAAGATGGTGGTGATGGAGATGCTCGAACTGACCCGGATGAACGGCGCCACGGTCGGCTTCAAGAAGGAGAACGGCAAGGGCGAGTACGACATCCCCGACGTCCCGCACGCGCTCCGCCTGACCGATTCCGGCACCTTCCTGCACGGCAACTACTGGGCGCCGGACGCCCCCGGGCACGTCAACGTCAGCCACGGATGCGTGGGACTCGTGGACGTCAAGGGCGGCAGCTCCGACACCCCGGCCGGCTGGTTCTTCGACCGCAGCCTCGTCGGGGACGTCGTCCAGGTCGTCCACAGCAATGACAAAAAGGTCGCTCCCGACAATGGCCTCGGAGGGTGGAACATGGGTTGGAAGGAGTGGAAGGCGGGCGGCGCGGTCAAGTAA
- a CDS encoding ABC transporter permease: protein MSTAVLKTEVRLFRREPGALFWILLFPTLLLVILGSIPSFRHHQADLGGLRTIDVYVPVAVLLGMIVGGLQSMPQTLTGYRERGILRRMATTPVRPSALLSAQMLVYGGSALASALLALAVGRIGFDVRLPKQPFGYVLALLLAVLVALALGSVVSALSRTTKIAGAIGSAVFFPSMFCAGVWLPTQAMPHVMARIVGYTPFGAAAQALNQAAAGHWPGWTHLGVLVVWILLLTGAASRWFRWE, encoded by the coding sequence ATGAGCACCGCCGTCCTGAAGACCGAGGTCCGCCTCTTCCGCCGGGAACCGGGCGCCCTCTTCTGGATCCTGCTGTTCCCGACCCTGCTGCTCGTGATCCTCGGCTCCATCCCGTCCTTCCGGCACCACCAGGCCGACCTCGGAGGCCTGCGCACCATCGACGTCTACGTCCCGGTGGCCGTGCTGCTCGGCATGATCGTCGGCGGCCTGCAGTCGATGCCGCAGACCCTCACCGGCTACCGCGAGCGCGGCATCCTGCGCCGGATGGCCACCACGCCGGTCCGCCCGTCCGCCCTGCTGTCCGCGCAGATGCTGGTGTACGGCGGGTCCGCCCTCGCGTCGGCGCTGCTCGCCCTCGCGGTCGGGCGGATCGGCTTCGACGTACGCCTGCCGAAGCAGCCCTTCGGATACGTCCTCGCCCTGCTGCTGGCGGTCCTGGTCGCCCTTGCTCTCGGATCGGTGGTGTCGGCGCTGTCCCGTACGACGAAGATCGCCGGTGCGATCGGGTCCGCGGTGTTCTTCCCGTCGATGTTCTGCGCGGGCGTGTGGCTGCCGACGCAGGCCATGCCGCACGTGATGGCCCGGATCGTCGGATACACCCCCTTCGGGGCGGCCGCGCAGGCCCTCAACCAGGCGGCGGCCGGGCACTGGCCGGGCTGGACCCACCTGGGCGTGCTGGTCGTGTGGATCCTGCTGCTGACGGGTGCGGCCAGTCGCTGGTTCCGCTGGGAGTAG
- the glgX gene encoding glycogen debranching protein GlgX, protein MSSAAEQEAVAEERADEGERPAAVVNGAPRKVPGVPVRPGAPTPLGARFRVGPDGVAGTNFALWAGGAESVELCLFDQDGKETRGRLTELTHEIWHGFVPGVMPGQRYGYRVHGRWDPWTGGRWNPAKLLLDPYARAVDGDFSLPPEVYGHVRDWPQQQVADTVRDDRDSAPYVPKGVVVHDDDDWADDRRPKTPWADSVIYELHVRGFTQLHPGIPEELRGTYAGLAHPAAIEHLVKLGVTAVELLPVHQFAHEDHLLRRGLKNYWGYNSIGYFAPHATYAASGTTGQQVGEFKRMVRALHAAGIEVILDVVYNHTAEAGELGPTLSLKGIDNRGYYRLQSDARRYADYTGCGNTLHVVQPHVLRLITDSLRYWVTEMGVDGFRFDLAAALARSMHDVDMLSPFLAVIAQDPVLRRVKLIAEPWDVGSGGYQVGSFPPLWTEWNDRYRNAVRDFWRGALPDVRDLGYRLSGSSDLYAWGGRRPYASVNFITAHDGFTLRDLVSYERKHNEANGEGNRDGTDDNRSWNCGAEGETADERVRGLRRRQLRNLLTTLLLSTGVPMLVAGDELGRTQRGSNNAYCQDNEISWLDWGLLQEPGWKALFDLTARLIELRHRHPVLRRRAFFSGRAHSADGLRDLAWFTARGTEMTERDWYAPAATLGMYLSGRDIPGRDEHGDPILDDSFLAVLHAGDRPVSFVLPGPPWAQRYEVVVDTSRETQSQEPGVEHRAGAVITVPARAVLLLRVAE, encoded by the coding sequence GTGTCCAGCGCAGCCGAGCAGGAGGCGGTCGCCGAGGAGCGCGCCGACGAGGGCGAACGCCCGGCCGCCGTGGTCAACGGCGCGCCCCGCAAGGTGCCGGGCGTGCCCGTGCGGCCGGGTGCGCCGACGCCGCTCGGTGCGAGGTTCCGGGTCGGACCGGACGGCGTGGCGGGCACCAACTTCGCGTTGTGGGCGGGCGGGGCGGAGTCGGTGGAGCTGTGCCTGTTCGACCAGGACGGAAAGGAGACGCGGGGGCGGCTCACCGAGCTGACGCACGAGATCTGGCACGGCTTCGTGCCGGGTGTGATGCCGGGGCAGCGGTACGGCTACCGGGTGCACGGCCGCTGGGATCCGTGGACCGGGGGCCGCTGGAACCCGGCGAAGCTGCTCCTCGACCCGTACGCGCGCGCGGTGGACGGCGACTTCAGCCTGCCGCCCGAGGTGTACGGGCATGTGCGGGACTGGCCGCAGCAGCAGGTCGCGGACACCGTGCGCGACGACCGGGACTCGGCGCCGTACGTCCCCAAGGGCGTCGTCGTCCACGATGACGACGACTGGGCGGACGACCGCCGACCGAAGACACCGTGGGCGGACTCGGTCATCTACGAGCTGCATGTGCGCGGCTTCACCCAGCTGCATCCGGGGATCCCGGAGGAACTCCGGGGCACCTACGCGGGGCTGGCCCACCCGGCGGCGATCGAGCACCTCGTCAAGCTGGGCGTCACGGCCGTGGAGCTGCTGCCTGTCCACCAGTTCGCGCACGAGGACCATCTGCTGCGCCGGGGTCTGAAGAACTACTGGGGCTACAACTCCATCGGCTACTTCGCCCCGCACGCCACGTACGCCGCGTCCGGTACGACGGGCCAGCAGGTCGGCGAGTTCAAGCGCATGGTGCGCGCGCTGCACGCGGCCGGCATCGAGGTCATCCTCGACGTGGTCTACAACCACACGGCGGAGGCGGGCGAGTTGGGCCCGACGCTGTCGTTGAAGGGCATCGACAACCGGGGGTACTACCGGCTGCAGTCGGACGCGCGTCGATACGCCGACTACACGGGCTGCGGCAACACCCTGCACGTGGTCCAGCCGCACGTACTGCGCCTGATCACCGACTCGCTGCGCTACTGGGTGACGGAGATGGGCGTGGACGGCTTCCGCTTCGACCTGGCCGCCGCCCTCGCCCGCTCCATGCACGACGTGGACATGCTGTCGCCGTTCCTCGCGGTCATCGCGCAGGACCCGGTGCTGCGCCGGGTGAAGCTGATCGCCGAGCCCTGGGACGTGGGCTCCGGCGGCTACCAGGTGGGGTCCTTCCCACCCCTGTGGACGGAGTGGAACGACCGCTACCGCAACGCCGTACGGGACTTCTGGCGGGGCGCGCTGCCGGACGTACGGGATCTCGGGTACCGGCTGTCGGGGTCGAGCGACCTGTACGCCTGGGGAGGCCGCAGGCCCTACGCGTCCGTCAACTTCATCACCGCGCACGACGGTTTCACCCTGCGCGACCTGGTGTCGTACGAGCGCAAGCACAACGAGGCGAACGGCGAGGGCAACCGGGACGGCACGGACGACAACCGGTCGTGGAACTGCGGCGCCGAGGGCGAGACGGCCGACGAGCGCGTACGGGGTCTGCGGCGGCGGCAGCTCAGGAACCTGCTGACCACGCTGCTGCTGTCGACGGGCGTACCGATGCTGGTCGCGGGCGACGAACTGGGGCGCACCCAGCGCGGCAGCAACAACGCGTACTGCCAGGACAACGAGATCAGCTGGCTGGACTGGGGGCTGCTCCAGGAGCCGGGCTGGAAGGCCCTGTTCGACCTCACGGCCCGGCTCATCGAGCTGCGGCACCGGCACCCCGTGCTGCGTCGCCGGGCCTTCTTCTCGGGGCGGGCGCACTCCGCGGACGGTCTGCGCGACCTGGCCTGGTTCACCGCGCGCGGCACGGAGATGACGGAACGGGACTGGTACGCGCCGGCCGCCACGCTCGGCATGTATCTGTCCGGGCGGGACATACCGGGCCGCGACGAGCACGGTGACCCGATCCTCGACGACAGCTTCCTCGCCGTGCTGCACGCCGGGGACCGTCCGGTCAGCTTCGTGCTGCCGGGGCCGCCCTGGGCGCAGCGCTACGAGGTGGTCGTCGACACGTCGAGGGAGACGCAGTCTCAGGAGCCGGGGGTGGAGCACCGGGCGGGGGCGGTGATCACGGTGCCGGCCCGGGCGGTGCTGCTGCTGCGCGTGGCGGAGTGA
- a CDS encoding ABC transporter ATP-binding protein has translation MPVIEVTDLRKSYGGRPVVDGVSFAVEEGEIFGILGPNGAGKTTTVECVEGLRVPDAGRVRVTGLDPVADHARVAGVLGAQLQQSELQPKLTVREALELYASFYPSPLDWTPLAERLGLTAKLTTRFGKLSGGQKQRLFIALALIGNPQVVVLDELTTGLDPRARRDTWELIEDVRAGGVTVLLVTHFMEEAQRLCDRIAVIDKGRVAALDTPAGLIRRSAGATVISFTPSAPLDDRDLNALPALASIEHKDGRITLAGTDETVNAVITLLARHRITAHQLRVVDATLDDAFLDLTKEAAV, from the coding sequence ATGCCTGTCATCGAAGTCACCGATCTGCGCAAGTCCTACGGGGGCCGGCCCGTCGTCGACGGTGTCTCCTTCGCCGTCGAGGAGGGCGAGATCTTCGGGATCCTCGGCCCGAACGGCGCCGGCAAGACCACCACCGTCGAGTGCGTCGAGGGACTGCGCGTCCCCGACGCGGGCCGCGTCCGCGTCACCGGCCTCGACCCCGTCGCCGACCACGCGCGCGTGGCCGGTGTCCTGGGCGCCCAGCTCCAGCAGAGCGAACTGCAGCCCAAGCTCACCGTCCGCGAGGCGCTGGAGCTGTACGCCTCCTTCTACCCGAGCCCGCTCGACTGGACGCCGCTCGCCGAGCGCCTCGGACTGACCGCCAAGCTGACCACCCGGTTCGGCAAGCTGTCCGGCGGCCAGAAACAGCGCCTGTTCATCGCGCTCGCGCTGATCGGCAACCCGCAGGTCGTCGTACTGGACGAGCTGACCACCGGCCTGGACCCGCGGGCCCGCCGGGACACCTGGGAGCTCATCGAGGACGTGCGGGCAGGCGGTGTGACGGTTCTGCTGGTCACCCACTTCATGGAGGAGGCCCAGCGGCTGTGCGACCGGATCGCGGTGATCGACAAGGGCCGGGTGGCCGCCCTGGACACCCCGGCCGGTCTCATCCGGCGCTCCGCCGGCGCCACCGTCATCAGCTTCACCCCGTCCGCGCCCCTGGACGACCGTGACCTGAACGCGCTTCCCGCGCTCGCGTCCATCGAGCACAAGGACGGCCGTATCACGCTCGCCGGCACGGACGAGACCGTCAACGCCGTCATCACGCTCCTCGCCCGCCACCGCATCACGGCCCATCAACTCCGCGTCGTGGACGCCACGCTCGACGACGCGTTCCTCGACCTGACGAAGGAGGCAGCGGTATGA
- a CDS encoding response regulator codes for MTADVTGDALISLLIVDDHPVVRDGLRGMFESAPGFTVLGEASGGIEALDRAAALDPDVILMDLRMPGGGGVDAIAELTRRGARAKVLVLTTYDTDTDTLPAIEAGATGYLLKDAPRDELFTAVRAAAEGRTVLSPAVASRLVSAVRTPRPPGNEPLSPREREVLALVAKGTSNREIARELFISEATVKTHLTHLYGKLGVNDRAAAVATAYERGILGRPGSGGAGGTPSP; via the coding sequence ATGACAGCTGACGTGACCGGAGACGCCCTGATCTCCCTGCTGATCGTCGACGACCACCCCGTCGTACGCGACGGCCTGCGCGGCATGTTCGAGTCGGCCCCCGGATTCACGGTCCTCGGCGAGGCCTCGGGCGGCATCGAGGCGCTCGATCGGGCCGCCGCCCTCGACCCCGACGTGATCCTCATGGACCTGCGCATGCCGGGCGGCGGCGGAGTCGACGCGATCGCGGAGCTGACCCGCCGCGGCGCCCGCGCCAAGGTCCTCGTCCTCACCACGTACGACACCGACACCGACACGCTGCCCGCGATCGAGGCGGGCGCGACGGGCTACCTCCTCAAGGACGCGCCCCGCGACGAGTTGTTCACGGCCGTCCGCGCCGCCGCCGAGGGCCGCACCGTCCTCTCCCCGGCCGTCGCCTCCCGCCTGGTCTCCGCGGTCCGCACCCCCCGGCCGCCCGGCAACGAGCCCCTCTCCCCACGCGAACGCGAGGTGCTGGCCCTGGTCGCCAAGGGCACGTCCAACCGTGAGATCGCCCGCGAGCTGTTCATCAGCGAGGCGACCGTGAAGACCCATCTCACCCATCTGTACGGCAAGTTGGGTGTCAACGACCGCGCGGCGGCGGTCGCGACGGCGTACGAGCGGGGAATCCTCGGCCGGCCGGGCAGCGGCGGCGCGGGTGGGACTCCCTCACCCTGA
- a CDS encoding L,D-transpeptidase → MNVRPISGASVDARTTQAQRRGGRGLLALILGALVLAVTACGGGGSGSGSSGSGDGKGKGSDAAQSKQSEAVVTIAPKNGAKSVDTTGALKVSAAKGKLTAVAVKDSKGAEVAGKITGDGTGWAPSTHLAASTTYTVHAVAKDTEGREAAEDSRFTTLTPQNTFVGNFTPEDGTTVGVGMPFSVRFTRGITHPEDVEKAITIKTEPAVDVEGHWFGNDRLDFRPEQYWKSGTKVTVKLNLDGVEGRQGVYGKQTKTMEFTIGRNQVSVVDAKKHTMKVMHDGKVVKTLPVTTGKPGYDTWNGQMVISERLRVTRMNGETVGYGGEYDIKDVPDAMRLTNSGTFIHGNYWGGGAFGNYNASHGCIGLRDTRGGYDRGLPGGWFFDHSIIGDVVVVKHSNDRTVDPDNGLNGWNMSWEKWKS, encoded by the coding sequence TTGAACGTGCGGCCGATATCGGGGGCGTCGGTTGACGCGCGAACGACCCAGGCGCAGCGCCGTGGGGGCCGGGGACTGCTGGCACTGATACTCGGGGCGCTGGTGCTCGCCGTCACCGCGTGCGGCGGGGGCGGTTCGGGTTCCGGATCATCCGGTTCCGGCGACGGCAAGGGCAAGGGCTCGGACGCGGCACAGAGCAAGCAGTCGGAGGCCGTCGTCACGATCGCCCCGAAGAACGGCGCGAAGTCCGTCGACACCACCGGCGCCCTCAAGGTCAGCGCCGCCAAGGGCAAGCTGACGGCGGTCGCGGTCAAGGACTCCAAGGGTGCCGAGGTCGCCGGGAAGATAACCGGCGACGGCACCGGCTGGGCGCCGTCCACGCATCTGGCCGCGTCCACCACGTACACGGTGCACGCGGTCGCGAAGGACACCGAGGGACGTGAGGCGGCGGAGGACTCCCGCTTCACCACCCTCACCCCGCAGAACACCTTCGTCGGCAACTTCACGCCCGAGGACGGCACCACGGTCGGCGTCGGAATGCCGTTCTCCGTCCGCTTCACCCGGGGCATCACGCACCCGGAGGACGTCGAGAAGGCCATCACCATCAAGACCGAGCCGGCCGTCGACGTCGAGGGCCACTGGTTCGGCAACGACCGCCTCGACTTCCGTCCGGAGCAGTACTGGAAGTCCGGCACCAAGGTCACGGTCAAGCTCAACCTCGACGGGGTCGAGGGCCGGCAGGGCGTCTACGGCAAGCAGACCAAGACGATGGAGTTCACCATCGGCCGCAACCAGGTCTCCGTGGTCGACGCCAAGAAGCACACCATGAAGGTCATGCACGACGGCAAGGTCGTCAAGACCCTGCCCGTCACCACCGGCAAGCCCGGCTACGACACCTGGAACGGCCAGATGGTCATCAGCGAGCGGCTCCGGGTGACCCGTATGAACGGCGAAACGGTCGGCTACGGCGGCGAGTACGACATCAAGGACGTCCCGGACGCCATGCGCCTGACCAACTCCGGCACCTTCATCCACGGCAACTACTGGGGCGGCGGCGCCTTCGGCAACTACAACGCCAGCCACGGCTGCATAGGCCTGCGGGACACCCGCGGCGGCTACGACCGGGGGCTGCCGGGCGGCTGGTTCTTCGACCACTCGATCATCGGCGACGTCGTCGTCGTGAAGCACTCCAACGACCGCACGGTCGACCCCGACAACGGCCTCAACGGCTGGAACATGTCGTGGGAGAAGTGGAAGTCGTAG
- a CDS encoding sensor histidine kinase, translated as MTAVDTQIEQRWEQLHTWGPYGLLGISVVLAIAAADPHTGPAKWHAALALVGAAVALQLWWHSTRPRRPDRCRVPSRPGTVYYAVRWAIAFALTWLSPFFAFYAAAGYMDADETIPGTRWQRLGLFASAVTVAGAQAGGLPLGSTVQWVLFPALLFANSGLQMVVAHLTDQEQQRARERTETITELERTNTALQQALDENAALHAQLLVQAREAGVADERRRLAAEIHDTIAQGLTGIIAQLQVVANAPDLDLARTHLGRASDLARHSLGEARRSVHNLAPVALENDGLPEALKKTVAAWGERTGVRAEFTVTGTSEQLHEEVAATLLRIVQEALSNAARHARATRLGVTLSFLGDEVILDIRDDGTGFDPLALPARTHAGGFGLDGMRARAERIAGSLTVESEPGHGTALSARVPLVRHDS; from the coding sequence ATGACCGCGGTGGACACGCAGATCGAGCAGCGCTGGGAGCAACTGCACACCTGGGGGCCGTACGGGCTGCTCGGCATCAGCGTCGTCCTCGCGATCGCCGCTGCCGACCCGCACACCGGCCCGGCCAAGTGGCACGCCGCCCTGGCCCTGGTCGGCGCCGCGGTCGCGCTCCAGCTGTGGTGGCACAGCACCCGCCCCCGCAGGCCCGACCGCTGCCGGGTCCCGTCCCGGCCCGGGACCGTGTACTACGCCGTCCGCTGGGCCATCGCCTTCGCCCTCACCTGGCTCAGCCCGTTCTTCGCGTTCTACGCCGCCGCCGGCTACATGGACGCCGACGAGACGATCCCGGGCACCAGGTGGCAGCGGCTCGGACTGTTCGCGAGCGCGGTCACCGTGGCCGGCGCGCAGGCCGGCGGGCTGCCCCTCGGGAGCACGGTCCAGTGGGTCCTCTTTCCCGCGCTCCTGTTCGCCAACTCCGGCCTGCAGATGGTGGTCGCCCATCTCACCGACCAGGAACAGCAGCGGGCCCGCGAGCGCACCGAGACCATCACCGAACTCGAACGCACCAACACGGCGTTGCAGCAGGCCCTCGACGAGAATGCCGCCCTGCACGCCCAACTCCTCGTCCAGGCAAGGGAAGCGGGCGTCGCCGACGAGCGCCGCCGCCTGGCCGCCGAGATCCACGACACCATCGCCCAGGGCCTGACCGGCATCATCGCCCAGCTCCAGGTCGTCGCGAACGCCCCCGACCTCGACCTCGCCCGCACCCATCTGGGACGCGCCTCCGACCTGGCCCGCCACAGCCTCGGCGAGGCCCGCCGCTCCGTGCACAACCTGGCCCCGGTGGCGCTGGAGAACGACGGACTGCCCGAAGCGCTGAAGAAGACGGTCGCCGCATGGGGCGAACGAACCGGCGTACGCGCCGAGTTCACGGTCACCGGCACCTCGGAACAGCTCCACGAGGAGGTCGCCGCCACCCTCCTGCGCATCGTCCAGGAGGCCCTGTCGAACGCGGCCCGGCACGCCCGCGCCACCCGCCTGGGCGTCACCCTCTCCTTCCTGGGCGACGAGGTGATCCTCGACATCCGCGACGACGGCACCGGCTTCGATCCCCTCGCGCTGCCCGCCCGCACCCACGCGGGCGGCTTCGGCCTCGACGGCATGCGGGCCCGCGCCGAACGCATCGCGGGCTCCCTGACCGTGGAGTCCGAACCCGGGCACGGTACGGCCCTGTCGGCTCGCGTACCGTTGGTCCGCCATGACAGCTGA